The Nicotiana tomentosiformis chromosome 2, ASM39032v3, whole genome shotgun sequence genome includes the window catatcGGCCTTATAggtccgtatgtcacatgtataaatttctatatcatgttgggttgtcatatgtctagtattcccttttattttattctggttatctcatgacaccccttctggcccatttacccatgatggtatgataagaaagatattttacgttggtattcggttgagtaaggcactgggtgcccgtcacggccctacggtttgggtcgtgacaacaatatTTGTGACTGTgcaggtttttgataaaaaatccaCTTTGTTTACTTTGTCGCTGATTTGAGAGACACTCAGTAGGCTATATTTCAAGCCATTCACATAGTACACATTCTCAATTGAATGAGTGAGCGTCTTCCCAATTCTTCCTACTCctagaatgtatccctttttgacattgccaaaggacacactccctccttgcagggctttgagtgaaaggaaatcatcgATGCTTCTAGTCATATGCTTAGAGCAGCCTATCCATATAACATTTTTGGTTGCTTCCTTTTAGTGCTCCCTACACAAGAAATTCAaggattagacttaggaacccaaacaagtttgggtcccttgtagtgaGGGAAAGGGCGAATTAATCTTCTTTTTGTCCAAGCAGGCAACACATATTTCTTAATGGAGGAACCAGGTTCTTAGCAGTAGTTACCTTTTCAACAAAAATCTTGTTTTTATGTTGGGACTAAATTCTAGCcttacagttttctttaaagtgTCCAGTGTTGCCACAATGATTGCAAAGCCAGTTATCAGGGACAGTAACATGCTTGCTATGTTGATTGTATGGAGTCATTTCCTTTTGGAACCCGACTCCCTGCCTGTTCTCAACATTGCTTGTATACATGGCAGTGATTGTATTAGAGGACCAGGTCCATTTTAGAAAttttttaggtcatttttaactgtgcctagatcttcttgaagttgtttgtttctttcaagttcagcacacagactagatttcacatatttgagttcattttcaagcttaatgtgtgcctcacttgcaacttcctttcccttttggcTATTCCCGGAATTGTTTTCCCTttttagttcctcaattgtttctTTTAGATCCACAACTACTACTAACAAGTTATCTCTCTTATGTTCTAAGTTTTCAATTTTCTCAGTCAGAacatctttttctttctttataacCTCAATGGTTTCTTTTAGGCTATGACTACCAGATTATCTCTCTCATGTTCTACATCTCCTAGTTCTACAGTTAacgtatttttatcatttataaaactatgataagcatcaattaaaatatttgccaaagatataagcttcttgTGAGAATAagacttcaaatttctttgaacgtctagaaagtttacctcatcatcatcGTTAGATTTTTCCATCAGggcaaagatagagtcatatTCAGCTTCTTTACTTTCAAATGCCATCATGGAGGTGTCACCTTATTCATCATCTTCTCCAGATTCGCTTGAAGAATCTCCCtatgcagcaagagcttgtttcacaacattATCAGCGTTATCTTTTCTCTTAAATCTTTtgtcaggaaccgggttcctcttgaCTGTTTTGTCTGTGTTGTGCTTGTACTATTCTTTCTTGAGGAGAGGACAATCCTTGATGAAGTGTCCTGGATTCCCATATTTATGACACAAGTCATAACCTCTTGGCTTACTGGAACTTcccctttttggaatgcctctattcataggaaccattttctgaaatcgCTTTGTCAGGTAGGCCATAtcagcatcctcaccacttgagtcATTGTTGTATGCCTGGAGGACTAAGTTATTCTCCTTTTGGGGCTCTCTTCTTTCAtgatctttcttcttctttatttcatAAGTCTTCAGATTACTAATGAGTTCATCAATCGTCAACTTTTGCAGATCCTTTACCTCTGTGATAGCATTTGCTTTGCTTTCCCAGGAACCAGACAATACGTTGAGTATTTTCCAAACAAGTTTGTTCCTTGGAATGATCTCTCCTAGAGAGTGGAGCTCGTTGATGATAGAGGTGAATCGAGTGTACATGTTCTGAATGGACTCATCATCCTTCATCCTGAAGTGTTCATACTCAGTGGTGAGCATGTTGATCTTTGACTGCTTGACTTGAGTTATTCCCTCATATGCTgtttggagagcttcccagatctccttggCAGATTGACAGGCAGAGATTCTGTTGTACTCATCTAGTCCAATACCATAAACGAGGATCTTTTTTGCTCGAAAATTCTTCTCTATAGCTTTTTGATCAACATCGTTGTATTCCTTCCTTGTCTTTGGAACTGTTACTACTAGCTCGCCAATAGTTTTCATGGGGATGGTCCATCGCAAATAATATCTCAGAGCTATGAATCTTCAGCCATAATAAAATCATGCATCTTTGCCTTTCACCATCCGTAGTATtgtccattgaatcttggtggtctgtaggttgattgaccttcttcaaagttttgTGGAGCAACCAtttggatcctttctaggtgttagcatgatagaaagaacctgctctaataccaattaATGGAAGCTTAGgatccaccaaactatatagagaacctggttctctatcagATCCTACAGAACATACACAATAAGAGATAAGTAAAAGACATAGTAGAGTTTTACATAGAAAACTCCCAATTCAttggattaaaaaccacgacctacactcgtaggattttaactttattaatcgagcaactttagattacaacctattgtaagaAATTAAATTCTTAATCCCTTACTCACTTGTAATACCTCTATTACAATCCTTtttataataactctattacaaagctcacaactcgactaactgtagccaagacacaaacacaaggtttatgtATTTACAAATAATTTCCTATACAGTGCTTctagctaagctaagtaggaattacaagtagatCACTCTAACAAAAGTATAATACAACTAAGGACATATGATAACACACTAAAAACTGGTCCTTTGTtttgttgttctttgttcttgaagccCTGGAAGTCACTTGCAAGATGACAACACACTTGAGAGAAGTGTGTGTTTTTCTtttgcttcatgttaataatatccaagtgatgtcacttggatGATGTAAGCAAATATCCAGTAcaaggcattccccataaagtgatTGATGCACTGTTTAAACTATTGCGTGAGTGGAGAAGAACAGTTGCAACGACTTTACAGctgtggggagttgactggtaCAATCAGCAAGGGAACTGATGTCCATTTATTCCCTCTGTCATTTCTTTGACTCTAGTTGTTGGAACTTATGCCCGACTTAAGACTTGTTGTTCTTGAGCACTTTGAGGAGGTGTAACAGGTTTCCGACCTGGTTCTTATCACTAAGTTTGTTAGATCTTCCTAATTTGATAAAAGTACCTCCACCTACGACCGTTAGGCCCTGGGTTTGAGTCACGTTGGAGGAGAAGTGTCGAAACACTATAGATCTTCCTAATTTGGG containing:
- the LOC138905173 gene encoding uncharacterized protein, which codes for MKTIGELVVTVPKTRKEYNDVDQKAIEKNFRAKKILVYGIGLDEYNRISACQSAKEIWEALQTAYEGITQVKQSKINMLTTEYEHFRMKDDESIQNMYTRFTSIINELHSLGEIIPRNKLVWKILNVLSGSWESKANAITEVKDLQKLTIDELISNLKTYEIKKKKDHERREPQKENNLVLQAYNNDSSGEDADMAYLTKRFQKMVPMNRGIPKRGSSSKPRGYDLCHKYGNPGHFIKDCPLLKKE